The Glandiceps talaboti chromosome 1, keGlaTala1.1, whole genome shotgun sequence genome has a segment encoding these proteins:
- the LOC144437459 gene encoding lymphocyte antigen 6B-like, with amino-acid sequence MLKWTVMLFVLVALSIDNAASIECYSCSDYLFIFGGECENPDTTTDTDTNCTTTCLRTLTYVASKVPTAYTRGCGGGNCQESDNIVEALGIKTGAKTTCCDSELCNGGTTPTIGAVVIMLSAILTAVWITQ; translated from the exons ATGTTGAAATGGACTGTCATGTTGTTTGTGTTGGTTGCCCTCTCCATTG ACAATGCTGCATCAATAGAATGTTACTCCTGTAGtgattatttattcatattcgGTGGAGAATGTGAAAACCCCGACACTACTACCGATACCGATACTAATTGTACCACAACTTGTCTG CGAACGTTAACATACGTAGCAAGTAAGGTCCCTACGGCTTACACTCGTGGATGTGGCGGAGGTAATTGCCAAGAGTCAGATAACATAGTCGAAGCCCTCGGCATCAAAACAG GAGCCAAGACTACCTGCTGCGATAGTGAACTCTGTAATGGag GAACAACTCCCACCATTGGCGCTGTTGTCATCATGTTGTCTGCCATCCTCACTGCTGTTTGGATCACCCAATAA